The region taaaaaaaatgtatataattaataaactgacatttttaaaataaaatacatgagAAATACACTCAcaatttaaaagattaattatattaaaaaaaaaaaaattctcaaaccTAGTTTGAAATTAAGAAAACTCTATCCAATCCGGGTCAGTTTCAAACGGTGGTAGACAGCTATAGGTTAGAGTCATTAATTTCAAGGGGTTAATTAATTGATGCATGGCTTATGAGTAGTTGTGACTGAGAATGGGTCAATTCAAAGAAGTGTTAGCAGCTTAGCATTTAGCGGTTACAGTAGATCGAGCATGCATGCATGAGAGACGTACTGTCATTTTCTTCGGATGTTAATTCATTAGACTGCTTGGCTGGGTTTTGACTAGAaacgtgatatatatatatatatgcttatctACCTACTGCAGGGATTCAGGGAATATATGTTGCTATTTTGATGCTTAAATATGTTCTGTCCTTCATATTAATTTATTCGATAGAGATGTGTCATTTTTTTCTTGCATCCGGCGCCGCGTAATCAAATTGTTTAATGACAAATACCAGCAAATTAAAGAAGACTTTTACGCAGTCTgtgaaacaatatatatataggcatataGCGATCGATAGTGACAAGCTAGAGATCAAATTAAAGAGCTAGGTGGTATTAGCGAAGCAAATTTGGTTGCTACTTCTTCTCTTGTTTTGGATGAGATTCGTAAAACCCGTGAATGAAGGGGAACTCCAAAAACTTTTCATTAAAATACGCAGAGCACATGCTATTATTAGTTAGGGCCCTGATTCTTGGCTCAAGAGTCAATTTAATTTGAGTACATATCCCATTCTTGTAGCTAATTAAAaagttggtatatatatatatatatatatatatctccccTTTTTATATATAGGATATATAATTTATGGTACCACACAAACCGGATTTCGATCTTAGTGGGAGGGGTCAAAGCATGAATGAAGAATTGAGTCTAATTTTGATATGAGTTAAGCTTAATTTTtaggttaaatatatatatacttaaaaccAGAAGATTGAGCTCCTCACCCCTCTTGTTATGTCTACCATCACCCATTCTCTAGATCTCATACGATCcaatttctatttatttagttttttcagaaaaagaaatataaacgAAGAAGTTGCTCTTTGTATTAATGCATTTTAAaagatgtttttgtttttttgtttaaaaaatgttttgatgtgacataaatatgaaagtaattttgagtgttttgtgagtattttgtgttttaagttgtttgttaatgtttttgttttgaaaataaaaaacaaaagggagaaaaaaaaaatgttatcaaacaaattaaacatgCATGTGTGTTTTGCACTCTTTAAATTGGAATTTTATCCTCTTTTTTGAGTTAGATAAAAACAAGGAGAGGAAATTTGGATATTTCAACAAAGAGAATTAAGGATCTACAAAATCCAAATTTTACCATTTGAGTGATGGATTTAACActtattatcaattttttctatcatttatttgttaaaaaattaaccaATGAAAACGGACAAAAAAAAGGCATCACTTATCTTGCTAAAGATCGACCTATTGCTTCACTAATAATATTCTCAAATGTTAtgtaaatcctattaaaatggatgggaaaattatatattataaggaCAGATATCAAATTAACAAACACATTAATTGGAATAAAACTTTATTCTTACTAAAAGGTATGGAATAATTTATTGAAATGTCTCATCTTTCAATAACAACTAGGCCAGGACTATGTATGGCTAAAATCTTTTACTGAATTTTCAACTtttatcaaggaaaaaaaaggaaaaagaagaaagaaactgaCCCTGGGAGACAATCACATGACTGAAATGATTGTTTGTATTGGGTATGGCTTGTTTTGTTGTCCTGTAAACATGACTCAAATAGATCATTTGTTGTTGCCATAAAAACAGCAGGACGGCAAACAAatcatattattctaagcaCAGACACAAAGATCATCAGATCATATGTCCTTAATTTGCGTGATCTTCTGCACAAGAATAGAACGCAGACCAACCTATATTGTAGGAGATGAGTGTGAGACAGAAAGAAACTCATGATTCTAGATGATCAGTTGTGGCATGTAATTATTAATAACGCTACTGATGGTGCTCAAAGACTATTGAGTTAAGGGACATTTggacacatatatataataaaaaatagtttatttcTTATACGAATAAAAAGTGAATATGAAAATTAcattgtttattaaaaaaacacagaaaaagTGTCACGTGGTTTCAGTGCAACATGGTGTTACTAGGTTACtatgatactatttgtaacgatttaagaaaaatgttaatcaCATCTGTGATATTAAatcaaaagaactagtcaagcTACAATTGAAACTCTTTAAAATCACCTATATATAAAGTCTAGTCTCGCCTTAATTGTAAAGAAAGAATTAATGTGCGACGTCTTAATCTCCTCAACGTGTAACTAACTTTTTAAGGTGTTCgactctaataataataataataataaacacttGTTTGGATTCTTAAAAATCATATTGCAACATTTACATCATATTGAAATAAAGTAAGATGTATATTAGGGTTGTATTCAAGCCAAGCCAAGTTGAGCTTGGGGCTGTCGAACTCGACTCAAATACATAAAATAAGGGTTCGAACTCGGCTCGAGTTGAGTTTTGAATGGTTGTTCAAATTTGGCTTATTAAGAGCCTAGCCAAATTCGAGCTTGGCTCAAACTCAACTAGCTTAATAAGCCGAGCCTCCAATTGAGTTCGAGTGGCTCAAGCTCAATTGGagttttatatttaatattttttacttcaaaaaaattaatattaaaattcagtacaattttaaatttgatcTTTACTTCACATTTTAAATGGAATGTTTGTAgtattacatatattatgtttactatgttaatatttatacactacaattatagaatcttatattcataaaacttatatgtaaaatatatatatatatgcacacacacacgagcGACTTAACGATTCAAGTCGAACTTATACAAGTTGAGCTCACGAGCTTTgttcgagtttatacgagtatgtttCATTTAATATACCGAGCAGATTATTGTGTTCACAAACTACTCATTATCTTCTGAGTCAAGTTTAAACGAGCCAAATTACGGGCACTTGGGCTAATCTAATACACATTGGTgtaactacaaaaaattaaaaatatgattttttttttttttaaaaaaaaaaaaaagtaagaggTAGATGTGACCCACGAAAGACCAAAAAGGGACCGACCCTGTGGGAGGCACCGATGATTTATCGCCAACTTTCAAAATGGACAATGAATGGATGCCAACAAAAGTCTCCAAGTGGATGGACCAAACGACTCCAAACCCAAGAACACAAGATGTGGGGACCCTTGGGGGGTCCGGGAAGTCCAGACACCACCACCTTCGATGGTGCAAGTTTCTGTCAATAATTCCACTCCTAACTTAACTGTTCTCAAAGTCAATAACTCTCCATTAGTCATTACTGCTACtgccattttcatttttttaatcaacaaaagtttttgcattttttaaaacgcaataTGAATTACATGATTTACTAAAAttgcatataaaaattaaaaataaatgtaacAATTATTACGTGTTTTAAGAACAAATGCAAGTTTAATAAGTAGTGCTATTTTTCACACTCATTTATCATACAAATTAACATGACATGTTTTAAATGCATGGCTTTTGATGTCGGCTacttaaaaataacaaagaaaaactaCATACAACACGTCACGTCAATCAGTGTGATAAATGAgtgtaaagaataatattactcAATTTTATAAACTAGATTAAACCACTTTGAAGGAAAACTAAAGAGAATATTTGTTAATGGaataatgttactcttcacatttatttatcatatttttttaaaatcggaTGAAGTGacatgtttttaaataaattttagccacttaaaaaaataataaaaaagttaattaaagaGTTAATTACATTACTCTTGTTATATGTATtttgagatatatttttttGCCACGTTTGCTTAAAgccttctctcttttctttttgctttataccaaaaaagtaaaaaatattaataaataacttttaaaaaaatttaagatatgatataaaaatgaaaaaagtttaaatattttatattttaaattatttattaatatttttgtttcaaaaggcAGAAACACGAAAAAGTATGGTTCAGAGAGAATTTTAGCAAATGGAGcctttatacttttttaatctTCTCCTTCTCATTtacttaatttaattataaaagtagATATAGAAAAAACGGATACTTGTCCTAACCTATATACTCGGCCACTCCACAGAACTCTCTGCCATTTGACTTGGTACACTACTCATCACCATCATTACCCCCATCACTTTTCtccttttcaaatatatatcCCCTCCTTTTCACCCATTCAAATACTCTCGATCTCTTCCTTAACCATTTCTTGAAGCAAGTAATTAAGctcagacacacacacacacacacttccaGCGAGATGGCGAGGGAGATGCAGAAGAACACCATGTTCATAGAACATGGCTCAGAAGCATATGACAACGGTGATATTCGGAAGAACCTCGACGAAGATGGCCGGCCCAAAAGAACCGGTATTAATAATTAACTACGTATATACTTCATTTCAAAACCTGTTACTGTCTTCTTGTTTTCGTCTTCTGACATAGTTtgtctgctattttttttttttaaaggaacaTGGCTAACCGCTAGTGCCCATATCATAACCGCTGTTATTGGTTCCGGCGTGCTGTCTTTGGCATGGGCAATAGCACAGTTGGGTTGGGTGGCCGGACCGGCTGTTCTCATGGCTTTCTCGTGCATCACCTACTTCACTTCCACTCTTCTGGCGGACTGTTACAGGACACCGGACCCTGTCACCGGAAAGAGAAACTACACCTACATGGATGTTGTGAGAGCTAATCTAGGTAATCGTATGATAATCAGATATTTTGCTGCCTAGCCTGTTCATTTATCTTCTTCTGACCAATCTTTTTAATATGGTGAGAGTTCCAAGAACACATtgtttaaagacaaaaaaaaaaaaaaaaaaagtcacttcCCTATGCCAAAAAGCTTCCAGTATTAATGGGTTTTTCTTTGGCTTTTCTTCTGGCAGGAGGTCGGAAGGTTCAGCTGTGTGGATTGGCTCAGTATCTAAACCTTGTAGGGATTACCATCGGTTACACTATCACGGCATCTATTAGCATGGTGTAAGTTTCAACATCACTCACTCCAGTTTTGATGGTATTGAAAgagaaaatgttatttaataaacaGTTAAACAATTGATTCttgatttttatataattaaaatgatgtgatagaaaaaattaattattaatttttactattacattattttattcaaaaaaaaaaaaattgtaattggaACAATATATGTTAAAGATATCTTATGAGGTGTACCCGTCCGAATACGTCTTGAGTGTGCAGTTTAATTACCTCTTTGTTCGAAACTCACtcactaattattttttaacttttcacTCCATCGATCGTAATCAGGGCTGTGAAGAGGTCAAACTGTTTCCACAAAAATGGCCACCATGTGAAGTGCAACACATCAAACTACCCATTCATGATAATCTTCGCCTGCATCCAAGTGGTTCTGAGCCAAATACAAAACTTTCACAAGCTCTCGTGGCTCTCAATCCTCGCAGCCATAATGTCTTTCGCCTATTCTTCCATAGGCCTCGGCCTCTCCATAGCAAAAGTTGCCGGTACGTACCTACGTCTAAGATTTTTCTCACGTTATCAATTATATATGATCAGTAGTTCAGTACTACACCGTTTTCGTCTCAGCTGCTTTTACTGTATATACGTACTTGTGAGTAACTTTCCATTTAAGGCGGTTTCCATGATTGAAAATGAAGGTGGTGGGGGACATGTAAGGACAAGCTTAACCGGCGTCACGGTTGGGGTTGACGTGTCAGGGCCAGAGAAGGTTTGGAAGACCTTCCAAGCTATAGGTGACATTGCCTTCGCTTATGCTTACTCCACCGTCCTCATCGAGATACAGGCAACTCTTCTCGATCTCTACTCTATCCTCTATCTATATTTATCTTAtctatgaattatatatatatacacacacacactaaacTTTCTTCCGACCTTATCAGATTTTTATTTAACtgtcttattaaaaaacaaattaaagaatgatTGATGCTACCACATCAAATCAACCTATTGAGATGGAGACATAAGTATAAcatattctttatatatatataagaatcaaGATCAcgtgaaataaatttaatttgggttgttaattttcttttttaatattggtTAGCTCGTTAATTTAAAACACGTACGTAACTCTAATCTAagagtgcgtttgagattgcgatttcgtagacaataagtgcgattttaaaccaaatcgcagaacataaatcgtttggaaattacattttttaaaattgcgatttcgtagacaataagtgcgattttaaaccaaatcgcagaacataaatcgtttggaaattacattttttaaaattgcaatttgaaaacgcagaaaatctgctttttcaaatcgcagataagatgatacttttttgaaaacgcagaattttgaagataaattcgcgattttaaaggctaaattgcgattttgccaaacgcttaactgcgtttttaaaaattatttattttcaaattgtacattttaaaatcgttatttaaaatcgtattttttaaaatcacaaatctaaACAGACCCTAAGTAAATGATCCAAAACACGACAACAAATACGAGAGAAGGGATGATTTGCACCGTGTAAACTATAGGAGTGATAGAACCACCCTCTTAGCTTTTCGCGGTTAGAAACGGCCAAAAAtaatatggaaaaagaaaaggtgattTGGTCACTTTCATTAATGGATTTTAAGGGATGATTGGATGCCGAACAATTGATGGAACTACCCTTTCTCTGTTTATACGTGTTATTGcgatttttagggtttatatttaaaataaactgTGAAAATTAAAGATATTAGATTTAATACAAATAGTAGACGGGGATCTGGATCCATAATCTTATGTATCTTCTTTATACGTACGGATAGAGTAGAATTATTGTtgatattagtattattttaaatgATGCAGTAGGCATGTGGCATGATGGTCTTGCATGCATGGTACATATGTCTCAAACAAAAGAAtctcaacaaaataataatgtgACATGCATGCTTGAAAGTTGAAATGCGTGCCTGATTTAAGTGTCGGCACCACATGGCATGCTATCAAAGCGTAGATTTGGCAGATGTCGTATTGcttatacccaaaaaaaaaaaaaaaaaaaaaaaaagaaagaaagaaagaagaagaagaagaagaagaagcataaaGTAAAGAATATGCCAGTTTTATAATTCAGGccagaaggaaagaaaaacgaAACCCGAAAAAGCTATTCTCTTGGAAAAGGTTAAAGTCatttatttgtattattattaattaattaaataaatttatctttctattattttagaaaaataacagaaataCTAAATATTACACTTTTAGCATATTGAGTGTCTAAAAGATTAGGGTGGGGGATCCTAAACTTAGGAGGGAGGGTGCCGGCCGGCCAGTAATTTGGTGGGCAAGTTGAAGGGATCCAATGGAAGTGTAGTCTATTATGGTAGGGACTGCCTTTTTTTGGTAGCAGTGGTGTCCCTGAAAAGGACTTTAGACTTCAGAGCCGGCTAGACTCGAAAAATAACCATAAAGCTATCTCTGACTGCGCGCATCTGCATGTGATTTCTACGTGTAATAGAATGAGGACATGAATCAAAGGATtcgtttctttttgttttttactacCATTTTAAATTCTACAAATCTTTCTCAATCTTTCTTGCTTCTATTCTCtcccttttattattattattattatttaattcaaTCTTTCTTGCTTTAATATGGAAATCAACTTCTTGTTACAAAACGAGCCTGTACCTAGAATTTTACAGAAAATGATACATGAGATGGTATATAGgttaggataattttttttatttttttattttatatatatatatatatatatatatatatagggttggagtaaatcattttatttcaatttatttaaattgaCATGTCCTTAAAATACGTGATTTTCaagtgtatttttaataatgcatgtgttaattttattaaaatcacGTGATTTTAAagacatgtcaatttaatagtctaaattagaaaaaaaaattcacagcCCCATTTAAACGAAAACTTTATCCTTTTAAGTTTAAGATCTTGAGAATtagataatttattttagaaggTCACCTATAAATTTTGAATCTGAATTTTCAGTAATTTACTATTCGAATTGCCAAGAGTCATTCACATGTTTAAGAGGATAAACTGTCCAAAATATGCTCAAACAAGTAGACTCTTTTAAAAacctttaatttgcatttattgTTTAAGTTACTAATAATTCGTACAATAAAATTGCTGAAAATTCTGCTCATATGTTTAAGTGGCGGTGTGCAACAACTTTGAAGGATTTTAGGTAATAAGTTTGGGGACCTCaaaaagatttgattttttctttttctttttcttttttttccttttttttttttttcttttcttttttttaagcttGGAAAGAGCCAAAGATTCATAGTGGACCATCTAATTGGTGGGTGGACAAGCATCTCTACGATTTGGGCCATTGAACGTGATGCCCTCTGTCCTCTGGTTGTAGTGCTTTTATCTGTTCTGTTACATCCACACGATCTGTTACGTCTTAAACCCGTCACTTTATCGGATGGTCTGAATTCATTTACGTGGGGCCTTGTAAAGTAGGCCAAACTTATCCTTATAACTTTAGGTAgagttttaatatttattatatatcaaaaaaaattaattaatttcttaattaattcCATCTTATTTAATTACATATTTGAGGTTACAAAATATATAGtatttaatctaaaaaattaaccaaactccaaattaaattttaccatTGAgttatcttgaaaaaaaaaaaaattaatggagaaACTTTACTTAACTCCTATGAATTTTCTCTACTTTTGCATTCTCTCTTTAAAGTTTAATAAAAAAGACTCTTAATTTAGCgtaccaaactttaaaaaatttacagtcTCACAACTCCATTCGGATTTTTTgtaaaatcctaacggagggatgagaaattctcaaaaaaaatacctcgattattttaaaataataataataatttaagggtaattttgtaatattataaattttacacATATATAAAGCTAATCTTACTCTTTGACCGTCTGATTTAATCTCAAACCCTAACGGGAGAGATGagattataaaaaattgaaagtttgatacactaaattgaaaggTTTTGAACTTTAAAAGGGAGATAGATTGCAGAAATAATAGAAGTTTAAGAAGATTATAACTTTTACTGTAACTTCTTTATAAATTGACATGACAATTAAGCaagagtgaaagaaaaaaaaaaaaaaaaaacaataaaatttaaaaaatttaatttaattatttagtgagTGACGTGATAATTGTATTTATTACAGGACACACTGAAATCAAGCCCAGCAGAGAACAAGGTGATGAAGAGGGCCAGCCTTCTTGGTGTGTCAACCACGACTATGTTCTACGTGCTATGCGGGTGCGTTGGCTACGCAGCATTTGGAAACGAGGCACCGGGGAATTTCCTCACTGGGTTTGGATTCTATGAACCTTTCTGGCTAATCGACTTCGCTAATGTTTGCATTGCCATCCATCTCATTGGTGCTTACCAGGTAAACCTTTGTTATTTCTTTACATTATTTTGCCAGTTTGGCTTTATCtctaggtaaaaaaaaaaagttactgaAAATCTCTCGTGAAAAAATAAACGGTCAAGATTGTTAGATTGAGAGAGATAATTTGGGGTTGAGCAAAGCTAGGGATTgcctttttattctctttttatcGTCTAAGTtgatgtgtcttttaaaattataattatatcaaaattcaataataatttatctcaaatctaatggtgattttaaaagtcacgtcaactttgagaggataaaaagataataaataaaaaatggtcgctagctagcattactcaatgctagatattacatttttatcctacaatgaTGACACAGCAGTCCCAACTAacccttagattttttttttattattattatttttaacatacTGATTCAAAGGTTGGTTGGAACTACCACGTCAAAATTGTAggataattatgagataaaaatgtggttttagCATgagtaagagtaatgctacatactacaCCACCATATCACTTGACTGAAGTGGCAATGTCTATCGGCCCttcgattttttctttttcttttttttaacatgagTTTATTCAAGGTTTGATGGGCACTGCCACTGAGTTGATGGGGGGTGTAAGTGTAGCATGTAACAACCGacccttgtatttttttttttttttaacaaagactaATCTAAAGATtgattgtagaataaaaatatgatatctAGCATTGTTCTTTGAGAACAGGTTTTTTGTCAGCCCTTGTTTGGGTTCGTGGAGAGGTGGTGCAAGAAACAATGGCCCGATAACAAGTTCATTACGAGTGAGTACGCCATTGACGTTCCATTATGTGGCATGTACTGCCTCAACTCCTTCCGGCTAGTGTGGCGGACGGTATACGTCATCATCACGGCGGTGATAGCCATGACATTCCCATTCTT is a window of Alnus glutinosa chromosome 4, dhAlnGlut1.1, whole genome shotgun sequence DNA encoding:
- the LOC133866835 gene encoding amino acid permease 6-like, yielding MAREMQKNTMFIEHGSEAYDNGDIRKNLDEDGRPKRTGTWLTASAHIITAVIGSGVLSLAWAIAQLGWVAGPAVLMAFSCITYFTSTLLADCYRTPDPVTGKRNYTYMDVVRANLGGRKVQLCGLAQYLNLVGITIGYTITASISMVAVKRSNCFHKNGHHVKCNTSNYPFMIIFACIQVVLSQIQNFHKLSWLSILAAIMSFAYSSIGLGLSIAKVAGGGGHVRTSLTGVTVGVDVSGPEKVWKTFQAIGDIAFAYAYSTVLIEIQDTLKSSPAENKVMKRASLLGVSTTTMFYVLCGCVGYAAFGNEAPGNFLTGFGFYEPFWLIDFANVCIAIHLIGAYQVFCQPLFGFVERWCKKQWPDNKFITSEYAIDVPLCGMYCLNSFRLVWRTVYVIITAVIAMTFPFFNDFLGLLGALSFWPLTVYFPIEMYIAQAKLQKFSFTWTWLKILSWACLIVSIVAAAGSIEGLAHDLKTYKPFKSQQ